One Desulfovibrio inopinatus DSM 10711 DNA segment encodes these proteins:
- a CDS encoding iron-containing alcohol dehydrogenase, which yields MQKELFCTTSRIVFGPGTLNDIGTELRRLGATKVCIVTDPGVMSTGIIERLTTVLEAAELGVCLYDQVQADPPFELVDQTVEIVKEHGADAIVGIGGGSSLDMAKITGAMATNPGSVSEYFGIDLLPNPGLPTILIPTTAGTGSEVTPIVILSDNTEQLKKGVVSSHLYPACALLDPELTLGLPPKVTAATGMDALIHAIEAYTSKNATPMSDLLAKEAMRLIYANIRTAYANGENIEGRTNMLRGAMLAGMAFANAGVTAVHAFAYPIGAQFHIPHGIANTIMLVPVMQFNMLGNLDRFADIADFFGQPTEGLSQRAKAQVTVDALIELASDLQVPQHLSEYGVTHDHVPNLAENVLKVTRLLANNPRKLLLDDAISIYTAAV from the coding sequence ATGCAAAAGGAACTGTTTTGCACAACGTCCCGCATTGTCTTCGGTCCTGGAACGCTCAACGATATCGGCACGGAGCTGCGCCGTCTTGGAGCGACAAAAGTCTGCATCGTGACCGACCCCGGCGTCATGTCGACCGGTATTATCGAACGCCTCACCACGGTGCTTGAAGCGGCCGAACTCGGCGTGTGCCTGTATGACCAGGTGCAGGCTGATCCACCATTTGAACTTGTCGACCAAACCGTTGAAATCGTCAAAGAACACGGTGCCGACGCCATTGTCGGTATCGGCGGTGGGTCATCGCTCGATATGGCCAAAATCACGGGCGCAATGGCCACCAACCCCGGTTCGGTCAGTGAATATTTCGGCATCGATCTGCTCCCCAATCCCGGCTTGCCGACTATCCTTATTCCGACCACAGCCGGTACAGGGAGTGAAGTCACGCCCATCGTCATTTTATCCGACAATACCGAGCAATTGAAAAAAGGCGTCGTCAGCTCGCATTTGTATCCTGCCTGCGCTCTGCTCGACCCCGAATTAACTCTTGGCCTCCCGCCCAAGGTTACCGCAGCAACCGGCATGGACGCTCTGATTCATGCGATCGAGGCCTATACCTCCAAAAACGCGACACCGATGTCCGATCTGTTGGCTAAAGAAGCCATGCGATTAATTTACGCCAATATCCGCACGGCCTATGCCAACGGAGAAAACATCGAAGGCCGTACGAATATGCTGCGCGGCGCCATGCTGGCGGGTATGGCCTTTGCCAACGCCGGGGTAACGGCCGTTCATGCGTTTGCCTATCCCATTGGCGCCCAGTTTCATATTCCACATGGTATTGCCAACACCATCATGCTCGTCCCCGTCATGCAATTCAATATGCTCGGCAATCTCGACCGATTCGCCGATATCGCCGATTTTTTTGGTCAACCGACGGAAGGATTATCGCAACGCGCCAAAGCACAAGTCACAGTTGATGCGCTCATTGAACTGGCGAGTGACTTGCAGGTTCCTCAGCATTTGTCTGAATACGGTGTCACACATGACCATGTGCCTAACTT
- a CDS encoding solute carrier family 23 protein: protein MSDWTAKRPDGQEPPYIPLWKLKLRIPGVHYRWEWADYIQGLIMCAVCLSIIPVLQDTLGMPFEVALAIVILNGFLYLFHSSLGDPVVPGWVTPAIPLLIAYCAAFPEGPERMHALIAFEMTLGLWCLLLGATGLAQTVISLIPRAVKAGVILGAGIAAIQLIFKEGGKFYSMPITISVCALVALFMMYNPLFRHWSTTSPVVKRIANLGILPAIIAAIIIAPIVGEAPFTVEWGFSHPDFATLWTDWVPWGTLGWPPLSMFLKALPLVLAAYIVIFGDAVQAQGIIRDADPKRPDEPVDYNPDRAHLVVGIRNTIMSMLGPDISMCGPIWAAMTVVTYERWKKGRESMDSIIGGVGAFRWGTFTGYWLLPIVTVTRPILPAALALTMIIQGFVSVYIGAREAKSLKDLGIAGMVAGILVSKGAAWAFGAGLIACFVIYSMDFFKGDTNAGPLWADDLELAAERESKVLSGEAK from the coding sequence ATGTCAGACTGGACCGCCAAACGTCCCGATGGTCAGGAACCGCCCTATATCCCATTATGGAAACTGAAACTTCGCATTCCGGGTGTACACTATCGCTGGGAATGGGCTGACTACATCCAGGGTCTCATCATGTGCGCCGTTTGTTTGTCCATCATTCCTGTATTGCAGGATACCCTGGGCATGCCGTTCGAAGTCGCGCTGGCCATTGTTATCTTAAACGGCTTTCTCTACTTGTTTCACTCGTCGCTTGGCGACCCCGTCGTTCCGGGATGGGTCACTCCGGCCATTCCACTACTTATTGCCTACTGTGCCGCCTTTCCAGAGGGACCAGAGCGCATGCATGCACTTATCGCCTTTGAAATGACGCTCGGGTTATGGTGTCTTCTGCTCGGGGCAACAGGACTGGCGCAAACCGTTATTTCGCTTATACCACGAGCGGTCAAAGCCGGTGTTATTCTCGGTGCCGGTATTGCCGCCATTCAGCTTATTTTCAAGGAAGGCGGCAAGTTCTACTCCATGCCCATTACCATCAGCGTGTGTGCGCTTGTGGCATTGTTCATGATGTACAACCCGCTGTTCCGGCACTGGTCGACGACGTCACCGGTCGTAAAGCGCATTGCCAATCTCGGTATTTTGCCAGCCATCATCGCCGCCATCATCATTGCCCCCATTGTTGGTGAAGCACCGTTCACCGTGGAATGGGGATTTTCACATCCGGACTTCGCCACGCTCTGGACTGACTGGGTTCCGTGGGGCACATTGGGATGGCCTCCGTTGTCCATGTTCTTGAAAGCTCTGCCGCTCGTTCTGGCCGCGTATATCGTCATCTTCGGTGATGCTGTCCAGGCGCAAGGTATCATCCGTGACGCCGACCCCAAACGCCCGGACGAACCCGTCGATTACAATCCAGACCGCGCCCACCTTGTCGTAGGTATCCGGAACACCATCATGAGCATGCTGGGCCCCGACATCTCCATGTGCGGCCCCATCTGGGCAGCCATGACCGTTGTCACCTATGAACGGTGGAAGAAAGGCCGTGAATCCATGGACTCCATTATTGGCGGTGTCGGTGCATTTCGCTGGGGGACGTTCACCGGATATTGGTTGTTGCCCATCGTCACCGTTACACGCCCCATTCTGCCTGCTGCACTGGCATTGACCATGATTATCCAGGGATTCGTTTCCGTGTATATCGGTGCTCGTGAAGCCAAGAGTCTGAAAGACCTCGGCATCGCCGGCATGGTCGCGGGCATCCTCGTCTCCAAGGGCGCAGCCTGGGCATTCGGTGCCGGACTGATCGCCTGCTTTGTCATCTACTCCATGGACTTCTTCAAAGGTGACACCAACGCCGGTCCATTGTGGGCCGACGATCTCGAACTCGCTGCCGAACGCGAAAGTAAGGTACTGTCTGGCGAGGCCAAGTAA
- a CDS encoding NAD-dependent succinate-semialdehyde dehydrogenase, producing MLTENFLSECACYIDGEFIAADSGQSIPVTNPFDGSVVGNVPDMRTDETVRAINAAHAALPAWKRKTALQRAEILMNWYRLTLENIDMLARIVTLEGGKPLAEAKAETNNGASYMRWFAEEARRNYGDVVPAPFADQRLVVTREPVGVVGVITPWNFPMSMIARKVSAALAAGCTAVVRPAILTPLTALAMARLAHEAGAPNGVLNVLTGSSRVIGKELTSNKIVRKISFTGSTGVGKILLNQTASTVKRMSMELGGNAPFIVFDDADIDAAAAGAVFCKFRNSGQTCICANRMYVHDAVYDTFLEKMAEHVKTLKPGNGLDDGINMGPLINADALEKTKSFTEDALAKGGRIVCGGKPHALGGLFYEPTIIADATDDMLFASEEIFGPIAPIFRFTDENDVIERANSTDYGLAAYFYTRDAARIWRVSEALEFGLLGINDGRISTCEGPFGGVKESGFGREGSRYGLDDYTVLKYACQGGITTA from the coding sequence ATGCTGACCGAAAATTTTCTCTCTGAATGCGCATGTTATATTGACGGAGAATTTATCGCCGCCGATTCAGGACAATCCATTCCCGTCACCAACCCCTTTGATGGCTCCGTAGTCGGTAATGTCCCGGATATGAGAACCGATGAGACCGTCCGCGCCATCAACGCCGCCCATGCTGCCCTTCCCGCATGGAAGCGAAAAACAGCCTTGCAGCGGGCTGAAATTCTGATGAATTGGTATCGTCTGACGTTGGAAAACATCGACATGTTGGCGCGCATCGTCACGCTGGAGGGAGGAAAGCCGCTGGCCGAAGCCAAGGCCGAAACCAACAATGGCGCCAGTTATATGCGCTGGTTTGCCGAAGAGGCGCGGCGCAACTATGGCGATGTCGTTCCTGCACCATTCGCCGATCAACGCCTTGTTGTCACGCGCGAGCCTGTTGGTGTTGTCGGTGTTATCACGCCGTGGAATTTTCCCATGTCCATGATTGCCCGTAAGGTGAGTGCCGCCTTGGCCGCCGGGTGTACGGCTGTGGTTCGACCGGCTATTCTCACCCCATTGACCGCATTGGCCATGGCACGCCTAGCTCATGAAGCCGGTGCTCCTAACGGTGTCCTCAATGTACTGACCGGCAGCTCCAGAGTAATCGGCAAAGAACTCACGAGTAACAAAATCGTCCGCAAAATCAGCTTTACCGGCTCCACCGGTGTCGGCAAAATTTTATTGAACCAAACGGCGAGCACGGTCAAACGGATGTCCATGGAACTCGGTGGCAACGCACCCTTTATTGTTTTTGACGATGCCGATATCGATGCCGCTGCTGCCGGCGCCGTGTTCTGTAAATTCCGCAATAGCGGCCAGACGTGCATCTGCGCCAATAGAATGTACGTGCATGATGCCGTCTATGATACATTTCTTGAAAAAATGGCCGAACACGTCAAAACACTGAAACCGGGCAATGGTCTGGACGACGGCATCAACATGGGACCGCTCATTAATGCCGATGCCCTGGAAAAAACGAAATCGTTTACCGAAGATGCGTTGGCAAAAGGCGGTCGTATCGTCTGCGGTGGCAAACCGCATGCACTCGGTGGATTGTTCTATGAACCAACGATCATTGCCGATGCAACCGATGACATGCTGTTCGCCAGTGAAGAAATCTTTGGCCCCATTGCTCCTATTTTTCGATTCACCGATGAAAACGACGTCATTGAACGCGCCAATAGCACGGATTACGGCTTGGCCGCATATTTCTATACACGCGATGCCGCCCGTATATGGCGAGTGAGCGAAGCACTGGAGTTCGGTCTGCTTGGCATCAACGACGGTCGTATCAGCACATGCGAAGGCCCTTTCGGCGGTGTCAAAGAAAGTGGGTTCGGTCGCGAAGGATCTCGCTATGGCCTCGACGATTACACGGTCCTCAAATACGCATGTCAGGGAGGCATCACGACCGCGTAG
- a CDS encoding sigma 54-interacting transcriptional regulator, whose translation MRVKEIMQSPGRAITPEMSLRDVASFFKRRDVQGAHVIDSVGKVIGVFTSEDLVKALARGASLTDPVRLHKRDMVCAVNANAQLDDIQWDFNTYLAVSDGMRIVGGLDASLLKQFAGVVPDTNDAPEAQVLLDFPDPLFHVENDGTICWCNFAACRLVSRNFAQILNQVLSRLLLEVGFQIESAPNAPETILTARRDDVRFAVLSWPSQNSRTITLFRNIQEQMLTIRQLEEMTGLTQELNAIIDTSFDGIFITDEMGFVHRVNKAYERITGIRAAEVLGKNMADLVVDGYYNESVTMRVLATGQTETIIQKVKNGKTIMVTGSPLRDTSGHITRVVTNVRDVTELRRLQQELEKLSELKVHYQKELSTLRRKNEQSGRIIIRSQKMREIHDQSLRLARVDSTVLLLGESGVGKEVLAEVIHENSPRREKPFIKISCAAIPEQLLESELFGYVPGAFTGALRSGKPGLFEIANQGTLFLDEIGEMPIGLQAKLLRVLQEGTIMRVGGVHPIQVDVRIMAATNRNLEEMIRQRLFRSDLYYRLHVVPLVIPPLRERHEAIIDFLYHFLGKYNTKYGLNRQMEPDAFDYLADQEWPGNVRELENAMERIVVMSKLQIVTKAEVLRILRRTDANRHQTSHDEPLTLKTIVDQVERDAIMKALEKHRTTRKAASILGVNQSTIVRKAKRLGIILSDTE comes from the coding sequence ATGCGTGTCAAAGAGATCATGCAGTCACCGGGGCGTGCGATTACGCCGGAGATGAGTTTGCGGGATGTTGCGTCGTTTTTTAAACGGCGAGATGTGCAGGGCGCGCACGTTATTGATTCCGTGGGGAAAGTCATCGGCGTCTTTACCAGTGAAGATCTCGTCAAAGCGCTGGCCCGTGGTGCCTCGTTGACCGACCCGGTCCGTCTTCACAAACGTGATATGGTCTGTGCAGTCAATGCCAATGCCCAACTTGATGACATTCAATGGGATTTCAATACATATCTCGCCGTCAGTGACGGCATGCGTATTGTCGGCGGGCTTGATGCATCGTTACTCAAACAATTTGCGGGCGTGGTCCCGGACACGAACGATGCCCCGGAAGCGCAAGTCCTGCTCGATTTTCCCGATCCTCTGTTTCACGTCGAAAACGATGGAACAATTTGTTGGTGCAACTTTGCCGCCTGTCGCCTCGTAAGCCGTAATTTTGCCCAAATCCTCAACCAAGTCTTGTCTCGATTGCTTCTCGAAGTCGGTTTTCAGATCGAGTCCGCCCCCAATGCTCCGGAAACCATTCTTACCGCACGACGCGACGATGTCCGTTTCGCCGTCTTAAGCTGGCCGTCTCAGAACTCGCGCACGATCACCCTGTTCCGCAATATTCAGGAACAGATGCTCACCATACGCCAGCTTGAAGAAATGACCGGACTGACACAAGAACTCAATGCTATTATCGATACCTCATTCGACGGCATCTTCATCACTGATGAAATGGGTTTCGTACACCGGGTAAACAAAGCCTATGAACGGATAACGGGTATCCGAGCAGCAGAAGTGCTCGGGAAAAATATGGCCGACCTCGTGGTGGACGGCTATTATAATGAATCCGTCACCATGCGGGTTTTGGCGACGGGGCAGACGGAAACCATTATTCAAAAGGTCAAAAACGGAAAAACCATCATGGTCACAGGCAGCCCGCTCCGTGACACGAGTGGACATATCACTCGCGTTGTCACCAACGTTCGCGATGTCACCGAACTGCGTCGACTGCAACAGGAGTTGGAAAAGCTCTCAGAACTTAAAGTCCATTATCAGAAAGAACTCAGCACCCTGCGCCGAAAAAACGAGCAGTCCGGTCGTATTATCATTCGCTCGCAAAAAATGCGCGAAATCCATGACCAGTCATTACGCTTGGCTCGCGTGGATTCGACCGTGCTGCTGTTGGGCGAATCCGGTGTCGGCAAAGAAGTTTTGGCCGAAGTTATCCACGAAAACAGCCCACGCCGGGAAAAACCGTTTATCAAGATCAGTTGCGCCGCTATTCCCGAACAACTTCTTGAATCCGAATTGTTCGGCTATGTCCCCGGGGCGTTTACCGGTGCGCTTCGTTCCGGCAAGCCCGGCCTGTTTGAAATCGCCAACCAGGGTACGCTTTTCCTCGATGAAATCGGAGAAATGCCTATTGGACTTCAAGCGAAATTGCTGCGCGTTCTTCAAGAAGGCACTATCATGCGTGTGGGTGGCGTACATCCCATTCAGGTCGATGTCCGCATTATGGCCGCCACAAACCGCAACCTCGAGGAAATGATTCGGCAACGTCTCTTCCGCAGTGACCTCTATTACCGACTCCACGTGGTTCCACTTGTTATCCCGCCTTTGCGCGAACGACATGAAGCCATCATTGACTTTTTGTATCACTTCCTTGGGAAGTACAACACGAAGTACGGCCTGAATCGACAAATGGAACCCGATGCATTCGATTATCTGGCCGATCAGGAATGGCCGGGCAACGTGCGAGAACTTGAAAACGCCATGGAACGCATCGTTGTCATGTCCAAGTTACAAATCGTTACGAAAGCCGAAGTCTTGCGCATTCTCCGAAGAACCGACGCCAACCGACATCAGACATCACATGACGAACCGCTCACGCTGAAAACCATCGTCGACCAAGTGGAACGCGATGCAATTATGAAAGCCTTGGAAAAGCACCGCACGACCCGAAAGGCCGCCTCGATTCTTGGGGTGAACCAGTCTACTATTGTCCGTAAAGCCAAACGGTTGGGTATCATCTTGAGCGATACGGAATAA
- a CDS encoding retron system putative HNH endonuclease: MKHIVKGAEPEVFTEWKALANEDWQPTYDDLRSKEKKAVKKALMQEQGYICCYCERRLVDNDSHIEHFHPQHRPEVDALDFNNMLCSCQAQLERGKPRHCGNLKGDWFDEQLLISPLDPSCQTRFRFTGDGRITPAHHDDNAAAETIDRLGLDIPKLREMRSKAIEGIMEGLPPEEIQNIAAALLSKDTNGFFIPFWTTIRYLFT; the protein is encoded by the coding sequence ATGAAACACATTGTGAAAGGTGCTGAACCTGAAGTATTCACAGAGTGGAAGGCACTTGCAAATGAAGACTGGCAGCCAACATACGATGATTTGCGTAGCAAAGAAAAAAAGGCGGTAAAAAAGGCTTTAATGCAGGAACAGGGATATATCTGTTGTTACTGCGAACGCCGACTTGTCGATAATGATTCCCACATTGAACATTTTCACCCGCAACACCGTCCTGAAGTCGATGCTCTTGATTTCAACAATATGCTCTGCTCTTGTCAGGCTCAACTGGAAAGAGGCAAACCGCGTCATTGTGGGAATTTGAAAGGTGATTGGTTCGATGAACAGCTTTTGATTTCTCCCCTTGATCCTTCATGCCAAACGCGTTTCCGCTTTACAGGAGACGGCAGGATCACCCCGGCACACCATGATGACAACGCCGCGGCTGAAACCATTGACCGCCTTGGATTGGATATCCCCAAACTACGCGAAATGCGTAGCAAAGCGATAGAGGGGATCATGGAAGGGTTACCCCCCGAAGAAATTCAAAACATTGCCGCTGCATTGTTATCAAAAGACACGAATGGATTCTTCATTCCATTCTGGACAACAATCCGCTACCTTTTTACATAA
- a CDS encoding AAA family ATPase yields the protein MYIQRLKLENFRGARNLQLDLDRHLNIFVGMNGSGKSTLLDATALLLSWLANRIEREKASGRPISELDICNGKSTASLGLRCENRWGEFEWTLSKTRKGHSKSATSSLAELSNVVRDIQEDLTEVNEKAYLPLFIYYPVNRAVVDIPLRIRSKHTFDQLSAYDDALTSGANFRTFFEWFREREDLENETLRETGELRTDLQLQAVRDALLQFMPAFTDLTVRRSPLRMVVKKHGEELAVNQLSDGEKILMAMIGDLARRLAIANPMRTNPLEGYGIVLVDEIDLHLHPKWQRMIVSQLHDVFPNCQFLISTHSPHVITHVQPENLFLLSLERQELTAVRPTESYGKTVERVLEDLMGLDTTRPDDVTHDLRQLFDSIDKGELDEAKHAVERLRRRIGDDPELVKASVLITRKELIGK from the coding sequence GTGTACATTCAACGGCTCAAGCTCGAAAATTTCCGCGGTGCCAGAAATCTGCAGCTCGATTTGGACAGGCATCTCAACATTTTCGTCGGTATGAATGGGTCGGGGAAATCCACTCTCCTTGACGCCACCGCTCTCCTCCTCTCCTGGCTGGCCAACCGCATTGAACGCGAAAAAGCATCGGGACGCCCCATTTCCGAACTAGACATTTGTAACGGAAAATCCACAGCCTCTCTTGGATTACGATGTGAAAACAGATGGGGTGAATTCGAATGGACACTGTCAAAAACTCGAAAAGGACATAGCAAGTCGGCGACATCCTCTCTCGCTGAACTCTCCAACGTTGTTCGAGATATCCAAGAAGACCTGACAGAGGTCAATGAAAAAGCATATTTGCCACTCTTTATCTATTACCCCGTCAATCGCGCTGTTGTTGATATTCCACTTCGAATACGATCGAAGCATACGTTCGATCAACTTTCCGCATATGACGATGCGCTCACCAGCGGAGCAAACTTTCGTACTTTTTTCGAATGGTTCCGAGAACGTGAAGATCTAGAAAATGAAACCCTTCGCGAAACGGGAGAACTTCGAACAGACCTTCAACTTCAAGCCGTGCGCGACGCATTACTCCAATTCATGCCAGCATTCACCGACTTAACCGTGCGGCGTAGTCCTTTACGGATGGTCGTGAAAAAACATGGTGAAGAACTGGCCGTTAATCAGCTTTCGGATGGTGAAAAAATTTTGATGGCCATGATTGGTGATTTGGCTCGTCGCTTGGCCATTGCCAACCCGATGCGGACGAATCCTTTAGAAGGGTATGGAATTGTCCTTGTCGATGAAATTGATCTCCATTTGCATCCCAAATGGCAGCGCATGATTGTTTCGCAGTTGCACGATGTCTTTCCAAACTGCCAATTTTTGATTTCGACACACTCCCCGCACGTCATTACGCATGTTCAGCCTGAAAATCTGTTTCTTTTATCGTTGGAACGTCAAGAGCTCACCGCTGTTCGCCCCACGGAATCGTATGGAAAAACCGTTGAACGAGTGCTGGAAGATTTGATGGGGCTGGACACCACCCGGCCCGACGATGTGACGCATGATCTCCGACAACTTTTCGATTCTATTGACAAAGGAGAGTTGGACGAAGCCAAACACGCCGTCGAACGTTTGAGAAGACGTATTGGAGACGATCCCGAATTGGTCAAAGCATCAGTGCTGATCACGCGCAAAGAGTTGATCGGCAAATGA